A window from Plectropomus leopardus isolate mb chromosome 3, YSFRI_Pleo_2.0, whole genome shotgun sequence encodes these proteins:
- the mccc1 gene encoding methylcrotonoyl-CoA carboxylase subunit alpha, mitochondrial, giving the protein MAAVILSFPTLQGLRIFTQKLSWTKRGVRLVSGGVGRIEKVLIANRGEIACRVMRTAKKMGVRSVAVYSDADRHSMHVAMADEAYHIGPPPSQQSYLSMEKVLEVAKKSGSHAVHPGYGFLSENTEFAEACKQEGIIFIGPPSSAIRDMGIKSTSKHIMSAAGVPIIGGYHGEDQSNERLQAEAARIGYPVMIKAVRGGGGKGMRIAQSDSDFLEQLESARREARKSFNDDVMLVEKFVEDPRHVEVQVFGDMHGNAVYLFERDCSVQRRHQKIIEEAPGPDISPEVRRKLGEAAVRAAKAVNYVGAGTVEFIMDAQHNFYFMEMNTRLQVEHPVSEMITGTDLVEWQLRVAAGERLPLLQDDIILQGHSFEARIYAEDPNNDFLPGAGPLLHLSTPSPDQHIRIETGVREGDEVSAHYDPMIAKLVVWGEDRSAALKKLRYCLQQYNIVGLNTNINFLLSLSGHPEFEAGNVTTSFIPQHYADLFPTPKAPSGETICQAALGLVLQERRHTQEFTQTSTDPFSPFGSSSGWRSNIQFNRNLTLQLGDKKVDVVVMYNKDGSYTMQIGEEVYHVTGEVEMEDGASFLHCSVNGVKSRPKLVILDNTVHLFSMEGSSQVSVPVPKYLAGVSGSGAQGGAVAPMTGTIEKVMVKAGDKVAVGDPLMVMIAMKMEHTIRAPKSGVIKRVFFSEGSQANRHAPLVELEEEAEEEGQASSQ; this is encoded by the exons ATGGCTGCAGTTATTCTGAGTTTCCCAACTCTGCAGGGCCTGAGGATATTCACACA AAAACTGTCATGGACCAAAAGAGGCGTGAGGCTCGTTTCAGGAG GGGTGGGAAGGATAGAAAAAGTGCTGATCGCCAATCGAGGAGAGATTGCGTGTCGTGTGATGCGCACGGCCAAGAAGATGGGTGTCCGCTCTGTGGCTGTGTACAGTGATGCTGACAGACACTCCATGCATGTGGCCATG gCAGATGAAGCGTACCACATTGGCCCTCCACCCTCTCAGCAGAGTTACCTCTCGATGGAGAAAGTTTTGGAAGTGGCAAAGAAATCTGGATCGCAT gcagTCCACCCTGGTTATGgctttctgtcagaaaacacAGAGTTTGCAGAGGCGTGTAAACAGGAAGGCATCATCTTCATTGGCCCACCTTCCTCTGCCATCCGTGACATGGGCATTAAAAG CACATCTAAACACATCATGTCAGCTGCTGGAGTGCCAATCATTGGTGGTTACCACGGAGAAGACCAATCAAATGAGAGGCTGCAAGCAGAGGCTGCCCGGATTGGATACCCCGTCATGATTAAGGCAGTCCGTGGAGGAGGTGGGAAG gggATGCGTATTGCACAGTCAGACTCAGACTTCTTAGAGCAGTTGGAGTCTGCAAGAAGAGAAGCCAGAAAATCCTTCAACGATGATGTCATGCTGGTTGAGAAGTTTGTAGAGGATCccag ACATGTGGAGGTTCAGGTGTTTGGGGACATGCACGGTAACGCTGTCTATCTGTTTGAGAGAGACTGCAGCGTCCAGAGGAGACATCAGAAGATCATAGAGGAAGCACCAGGG cctGATATCAGTCCTGAGGTTCGGAGGAAACTTGGAGAGGCAGCAGTTCGAGCAGCCAAGGCTGTCAACTATGTCGGGgcag GTACGGTGGAGTTCATAATGGACGCCCAGCATAACTTTTACTTCATGGAAATGAACACCAGGCTGCAGGTGGAGCATCCCGTCTCTGAGATGATCACTGGGACTGACCTGGTGGAGTGGCAGCTCAGG GTGGCAGCAGGGGAGCGCCTGCCTCTGCTCCAGGATGACATCATTTTACAGGGACACTCTTTCGAGGCTCGTATCTACGCCGAGGACCCAAACAACGACTTCCTTCCAGGGGCGGGACCTCTGCTGCATCTTTCCACCCCTTCACCAGACCAACACATACGCATAGAGACTGGAGTCAGGGAAG gGGACGAGGTGTCAGCACATTATGACCCAATGATTGCCAAGCTTGTGGTGTGGGGAGAAGACAGATCTGCTGCCTTAAAGAAGCTGCGCTACTGTTTACAACAGTACAAT ATCGTAGGACTGAACACTAACATTAACTTCTTACTGAGTCTGTCGGGCCACCCGGAGTTTGAGGCTGGAAACGTGACCACCAGCTTCATCCCTCAGCACTATGCAGACCTCTTCCCCACTCCAAAGGCTCCCTCTGGGGAAACGATCTGCCAGGCGGCCCTGGGTCTGGTGCTGCAggagaggagacacacacaggagttCACTCAGACCTCCACTG ACCCCTTCTCCCCATTCGGCTCCAGCAGCGGCTGGAGAAGCAACATTCAATTTAACAGAAACCTGACGCTGCAGCTGGGAGACAAAA AAGTTGATGTGGTCGTCATGTACAACAAAGACGGAAGCTACACAATGCAG ATTGGGGAGGAGGTGTACCATGTGACTGGGGAGGTGGAAATGGAAGATGGAGCATCATTCCTGCATTGTTCTGTCAATGGCGTGAAGTCTCGTCCCAAACTGGTGATCCTGGACAACACAGTGCACCTCTTCTCCATG GAGGGAAGCTCCCAGGTGTCTGTTCCTGTGCCTAAGTATCTGGCTGGTGTGAGCGGCTCCGGGGCCCAGGGTGGAGCTGTGGCCCCCATGACTGGAACCATAGAGAAG GTCATGGTGAAGGCTGGAGACAAAGTGGCTGTAGGCGACCCGCTGATGGTCATGATCGCCATGAAGATGGAG CATACGATCAGAGCGCCCAAATCAGGTGTGATCAAGAGGGTTTTCTTCAGCGAGGGCTCTCAGGCCAATCGCCACGCTCCTCTGGTGGAACtggaagaggaggcagaggaggaggggcaggCGAGCAGCCAGTAA
- the LOC121941316 gene encoding lysosome-associated membrane glycoprotein 3 — MMLMANTGGWSLYFLVAVIPGVLLQTDNSSIQPSPNFELPSETHIDQPVLHHSESVPPIGTYMLKNHVGKPCIKATMGAEYIVTEKKMTWYFNLDPSRVRIDGNCSKEAAVLSLTLPDRAANLQFNFRKENSFFSVTELTAQISPLPVCQRCANKTYSGLLADDKLFTAAIGQSFRCKSENLLEMSSELKIKLVPLQMQAFTLPEGRYGEEVECWVDINKQVIPVIVGAIVVGLILIAVLTFLVIKDRRRGGYDRL; from the exons ATGATGTTAATGGCCAACACAGGTGGATGGTCGCTTTACTTCCTGGTTGCTGTAATTCCAG GTGTCCTcctacagacagacaacagctCCATCCAACCCAGCCCTAATTTTGAGCTGCCCTCTGAGACTCACATTGACCAGCCGGTGTTGCATCACTCCGAGTCTGTTCCTCCAATAG GAACCTACATGCTGAAAAACCATGTTGGGAAACCTTGTATCAAAGCCACCATGGGAGCAGAGTACATTGTCACTGAGAAAAAG ATGACTTGGTATTTCAACCTGGACCCCTCCAGGGTCAGGATCGATGGTAACTGTAGCAAAGAAGCTGCTGTACTCTCTCTCACGCTGCCAGACAGAGCTGCCAATCTGCAGTTCAACTTCAGAAAG gAAAATAGCTTCTTTTCTGTCACCGAGCTGACTGCTCAAATATCTCCCCTGCCTGTCTGTCAAAGATGTGCCA ATAAGACTTACTCGGGTTTGTTGGCCGATGACAAGCTGTTCACAGCAGCTATCGGACAGAGCTTCAGGTGCAAATCTGAGAACCTGCTTGAGATGTCGTCCGAGCTGAAGATCAAGCTGGTTCCTCTGCAGATGCAGGCGTTCACTCTGCCTGAGGGACGGTATGGAGAAG AGGTGGAGTGTTGGGTCGACATTAACAAGCAAGTTATTCCAGTCATCGTCGGGGCCATAGTGGTGGGTCTCATTCTGATTGCTGTGCTGACCTTCCTGGTAATTAAAGACCGCCGCAGAGGAGGATATGACAGGTTGTGA